Proteins from a genomic interval of Cucumis melo cultivar AY chromosome 7, USDA_Cmelo_AY_1.0, whole genome shotgun sequence:
- the LOC103493198 gene encoding uncharacterized protein LOC103493198 isoform X1, with the protein MVNLVAAQRPLLHALMKMAGVIPYSVDIEPGTIMNFWVPIDTLPKTKKDQPPKTPQKPTKPVVILIHGFAAEGIVTWQFQVGALSKQYSVYVPDLLFFGDSITDKTERSPAFQAQCLAIGLRKLGIERCSVVGFSYGGMVAFKLVELQPELVDAMVVSGSILAMTDSISDDTLQRLGFKSSSDLLLPTSVKGLKALLSVAAHRKLWFPDRLHKDFLEVMFNNRKDRAELLQGLIISNKDTTVPKFTQKIHLLWGENDQIFNVELARKLQQELGDNATFRGIPKAGHLVHLERPCVYNRCLKQFLATLHSDAQTK; encoded by the exons ATGGTCAACTTGGTCGCAGCTCAACGCCCACTCTTACATGCCCTTATGAAGATGGCCGGTGTCATACCTTACTCCGTCGACATCGAGCCCGGCACCATCATGAACTTCTGGGTCCCTATCGACACTCTCCCTAAAACCAAAAAAGACCAACCGCCTAAAACTCCACAAAAACCAACCAAGCCTGTTGTTATCTTGATTCATGGTTTTGCAGCCGAAGGTATTGTCACTTGGCAATTTCAG GTGGGAGCTCTTTCAAAGCAATACTCCGTTTACGTGCCCGACCTTCTATTTTTTGGCGACTCCATCACCGATAAAACCGAGCGGTCACCGGCGTTCCAAGCGCAGTGTTTGGCTATAGGGCTGAGGAAGCTCGGAATTGAGAGATGCTCGGTGGTCGGGTTTAGTTACGGCGGGATGGTGGCGTTCAAATTGGTGGAGCTCCAGCCTGAACTGGTGGATGCGATGGTGGTTTCTGGCTCCATTTTGGCAATGACAGATTCAATCAGCGATGACACCCTGCAAAGATTAGGGTTTAAGTCCTCGTCGGATCTCTTACTTCCGACATCTGTGAAGGGTCTAAAAGCTCTTCTCTCCGTCGCTGCTCATAGAAAACTCTGGTTTCCCGATCGACTCCATAAAGACTTCCTGGAG GTGATGTTCAATAACAGGAAAGATAGAGCAGAGCTCCTTCAAGGCTTAATTATCAGTAACAAAGACACCACAGTGCCTAAGTTTACTCAG AAGATACATCTTTTATGGGGTGAAAACGATCAGATTTTCAACGTTGAGCTCGCCAGAAAACTACAACA AGAATTAGGAGACAACGCAACATTTAGAGGCATACCGAAAGCGGGTCACTTGGTTCACTTGGAACGACCTTGCGTCTACAATAGATGTCTCAAGCAATTCCTTGCTACTCTGCATTCAGATGCACAAACCAAATGA
- the LOC103493198 gene encoding uncharacterized protein LOC103493198 isoform X2 produces MVNLVAAQRPLLHALMKMAGVIPYSVDIEPGTIMNFWVPIDTLPKTKKDQPPKTPQKPTKPVVILIHGFAAEGIVTWQFQVGALSKQYSVYVPDLLFFGDSITDKTERSPAFQAQCLAIGLRKLGIERCSVVGFSYGGMVAFKLVELQPELVDAMVVSGSILAMTDSISDDTLQRLGFKSSSDLLLPTSVKGLKALLSVAAHRKLWFPDRLHKDFLEVMFNNRKDRAELLQGLIISNKDTTVPKFTQKIHLLWGENDQIFNVELARKLQQYA; encoded by the exons ATGGTCAACTTGGTCGCAGCTCAACGCCCACTCTTACATGCCCTTATGAAGATGGCCGGTGTCATACCTTACTCCGTCGACATCGAGCCCGGCACCATCATGAACTTCTGGGTCCCTATCGACACTCTCCCTAAAACCAAAAAAGACCAACCGCCTAAAACTCCACAAAAACCAACCAAGCCTGTTGTTATCTTGATTCATGGTTTTGCAGCCGAAGGTATTGTCACTTGGCAATTTCAG GTGGGAGCTCTTTCAAAGCAATACTCCGTTTACGTGCCCGACCTTCTATTTTTTGGCGACTCCATCACCGATAAAACCGAGCGGTCACCGGCGTTCCAAGCGCAGTGTTTGGCTATAGGGCTGAGGAAGCTCGGAATTGAGAGATGCTCGGTGGTCGGGTTTAGTTACGGCGGGATGGTGGCGTTCAAATTGGTGGAGCTCCAGCCTGAACTGGTGGATGCGATGGTGGTTTCTGGCTCCATTTTGGCAATGACAGATTCAATCAGCGATGACACCCTGCAAAGATTAGGGTTTAAGTCCTCGTCGGATCTCTTACTTCCGACATCTGTGAAGGGTCTAAAAGCTCTTCTCTCCGTCGCTGCTCATAGAAAACTCTGGTTTCCCGATCGACTCCATAAAGACTTCCTGGAG GTGATGTTCAATAACAGGAAAGATAGAGCAGAGCTCCTTCAAGGCTTAATTATCAGTAACAAAGACACCACAGTGCCTAAGTTTACTCAG AAGATACATCTTTTATGGGGTGAAAACGATCAGATTTTCAACGTTGAGCTCGCCAGAAAACTACAACAGTATGCATga
- the LOC103493199 gene encoding GATA transcription factor 18-like, which produces MMHHYGGGGGGGGGGASSFSLFLSVPNHGAADMYSSSTNYASSSSSSSPSSVDCTLSLGTPSTRSSEFDSDKRAAARNPHRRSAGSYVSNFCWDLLHPKHKTSGRGAGGAASNNNITAAVSNGGDPLLARRCANCDTTSTPLWRNGPRGPKSLCNACGIRFKKEERRAAAATVNSSTAESNHHHHHHHSMFNGSYTNSSTWVPQQLPATTQKHPCLSAAIGNDDVGPENGISFLSWRLNVANTDHRPTLVHDFTR; this is translated from the exons ATGATGCACCATTACGGCGGCGGAGGAGGAGGTGGCGGCGGCGGCGCCTCTTCTTTTTCCCTCTTCTTATCTGTCCCAAACCACGGCGCCGCCGATAtgtattcttcttccactaattacgcctcttcctcttcctcttcctctcctTCTTCTGTTGATTGTACGCTCTCTCTCGGTACTCCTTCCACGCGCTCCTCGGAATTTGACAGTGACAAACGCGCCGCTGCACGTAATCCCCACCGCCGTTCCGCTGGTTCTTACGTCTCTAATTTCTGCTGGGATTTGTTGCATCCTAAGCACAAGACTTCTGGCCGTGGTGCTGGCGGCGCTGcttctaataataatataactGCCGCCGTGAGTAACGGTGGCGATCCGCTTCTTGCTCGGCGTTGCGCTAACTGTGATACAACTTCCACTCCTCTCTGGCGAAATGGGCCCAGAGGCCCAAAG TCGCTCTGTAATGCTTGTGGGATTCGATTCAAAAAGGAAGAGCGGAGAGCGGCGGCGGCGACGGTGAACAGCTCGACGGCAGAATCaaaccaccaccaccaccaccatcacTCAATGTTCAACGGAAGTTATACAAATTCAAGTACGTGGGTTCCACAGCAGTTGCCGGCGACAACTCAGAAACATCCTTGCCTGTCGGCAGCCATTGGAAACGACGACGTTGGACCGGAAAATGGGATTTCGTTTCTGTCTTGGCGGCTTAACGTTGCTAATACCGATCACCGGCCCACCCTCGTCCATGATTTCACAAGATGA
- the LOC103493200 gene encoding uncharacterized protein LOC103493200, producing MVNWFSLMVQTPNLIRRISTKIRDCREMVAPKSPFQIILGSSSMARRRILSEMGYEFTIMTADIDEKAIRKERPEELVVALAEAKADAIMSRILATGVQLNNDAHPTLLITADTVVVYEGTIREKPSDKDEARKFIKGYSGSHASVVGSVLVTNLMTGTRKGGWEEAEVYFYDIPEEIIDTLIEDDVTFKVAGGLMLEHPLTLPLVEAVVGSTDTVMGLPKALTEKLMNDAL from the exons ATGGTAAATTGGTTCTCTCTTATGGTTCAAACTCCAAATCTTATCCGTCGCATATCCACCAAAATACGAGATTGCAGAGAAATGGTCGCACCCAAATCACCATTTCAG ATAATATTAGGTTCATCGTCAATGGCTCGTCGGCGCATTCTGTCGGAAATGGGATACGAGTTCACTATAATG ACGGCGGACATTGATGAGAAAGCGATTAGAAAGGAAAGGCCTGAAGAGTTGGTGGTGGCTCTGGCTGAGGCAAAG GCAGATGCAATTATGTCAAGAATTCTAGCCACTGGCGTTCAACTCAACAATGATGCACATCCGACACTGCTAATCACTGCAGACACT GTGGTGGTCTATGAAGGAACAATTAGAGAAAAACCATCCGACAAGGACGAAGCTCGTAAATTTATCAAAG GCTATTCTGGTAGTCATGCTTCTGTTGTAGGTTCTGTACTCGTAACCAATCTTATGACAGGAACAAGAAAAGGGGGATGGGAAGAGGCAGAG GTTTATTTCTATGACATACCAGAGGAGATTATAGATACCCTG ATTGAAGATGACGTTACATTCAAAGTAGCTGGGGGTCTGATGTTGGAGCATCCACTGACTTTGCCATTGGTTGAGGCAGTG GTAGGTTCAACTGACACAGTGATGGGACTTCCCAAAGCTCTTACGGAGAAACTCATGAATGATGCTCTATAG